From a region of the uncultured Desulfatiglans sp. genome:
- a CDS encoding conserved exported hypothetical protein (Evidence 4 : Unknown function but conserved in other organisms) codes for MKKTSRIFFSLLLPLLFLGAMVSGCATVQMTTKGEEFPKMYEESPVAILVLPPINESTAADAKQYYATTVQEAISYWGFYIFPYEITTDILKMEGLYDTELLLNMPISKFREYFGADAVLFTTIKKWDLSYIVIASTLTVAIEAELKSTITEQTLWSYRGTVVVDLSGGQQVGGGLAGIIAQLIITAVNSAVADYVPYAKQANYRALSTLPFGKYHPDHMTDQSMSFPDLTPGKTDL; via the coding sequence GTGAAAAAAACTAGCAGGATCTTCTTTTCTCTTTTGTTACCTTTGCTTTTCCTTGGCGCAATGGTGTCTGGATGTGCCACGGTTCAAATGACGACTAAAGGCGAAGAGTTTCCAAAGATGTATGAAGAATCGCCAGTTGCCATACTTGTCTTGCCTCCTATAAACGAGTCGACAGCTGCAGACGCTAAACAATACTACGCTACCACAGTTCAAGAGGCCATTTCTTATTGGGGATTTTATATCTTCCCATATGAAATCACAACTGACATTCTAAAAATGGAAGGTCTGTATGATACTGAATTGCTATTAAATATGCCCATCAGTAAATTCCGTGAATATTTTGGCGCGGATGCGGTTCTATTTACAACGATAAAAAAATGGGATCTTAGTTATATTGTAATCGCTTCCACACTAACAGTTGCTATCGAAGCTGAGTTGAAATCTACAATAACTGAACAAACTTTATGGAGTTATAGAGGAACAGTTGTAGTCGATCTTTCCGGAGGTCAACAGGTTGGCGGTGGATTGGCAGGGATCATAGCACAGTTAATAATAACGGCTGTCAATTCTGCTGTCGCAGATTATGTTCCTTATGCTAAACAAGCCAATTATCGAGCACTGTCAACTCTTCCCTTTGGGAAATACCACCCCGACCACATGACTGATCAAAGCATGTCTTTTCCAGATTTGACGCCTGGAAAAACGGATTTATAA